Genomic window (Gasterosteus aculeatus chromosome 1, fGasAcu3.hap1.1, whole genome shotgun sequence):
CACTGGAGGGGGCAATTATATTCGTTGAGTCTCACACTTTTCATTATTATGAAGAGTAACTGTTTGGTAACTGGACGACGTGCACTAATGCACAGCAGCAGGAGTCGCTGATTCTATGGCAGCGACCTTAAGTCACCTGCTGTAAATAAAAGGCGGGTGGTTAGCAATATATGCTAGCTAGCAATGTTACAAACAATGGCTAAAAGATGACGACAAGTTACTTTCTTGTTGGGTTAACATGTGAAATAGGCTCACCTTTGGTGTCCGCCGCAGACACGCAATGTATGCAAAGCGTAATAATCACGAAGAAGCTCAGCATAGCTGCATTTAGTGTATTAAAATACACAGTCCTCTGCAGCTGATGTTGTGTGCAACCTGTCTCTGGCCAGTGAGCATGCTGGGAAGTGTAGTTCATTATGTGGTTGACAGAAGTCTATTCCATTTTTTTCAAAGCAGGAGTGTCGTGGCACAAAACAATATATCGATTTCTCGTCGTAAATCACGTGGCAAAATGGGACTGGGACATGTTTAATCTGATAGAGTAGCGTCATGCAGTTATGACGTATTTTGTGGTCTTACCACGGAAGTTAGTGTCTCACTGGTTACCTCTGGTATTGGATtggattgtttgtttggaaaaaacaagatttgtttttttatgattctTGATTTGTTCCTTGACAAATAAATACCACCGCACTGCTACAATTCATGAATCGTTAATGAACTCACAAGAAGTCTGTTAACGAACTACACCATGGTCGCGAGTTTACAACGAGGTTGTACGCGTGGGCGACGCGTCGTGATGACGTTTGTAGTCTCACTCCAGCAGGTTTTTAGCAATTGTGTTTTTAAGATTTGTAAAAGCTTCACAATTCACAAGAGGTGTATGTGCTGGCGTATTTATATATCAAAACCAAATTCCGTAACCTTCTATTATCAAAGGTGTCTAAactaaaacaatttaaaaccgtTTACTTCGAGGGAATAGGGAATGCACAAACTAATTTCCGGGTTTTAGAACTCGTTCCCGATGCACTACAGTGGTCATGGTAGTATTTTTTGCATATTATTACGATATATGTTGTTTCAAAATGATCATaagaaacaattttttttaaactaccgAATAAATAAAACCGGAGCGGAACTATGTTTCGACGTCGATGTTTTACTGCGGACACTCCTTGATAGCGCACCCGTGGTGCAACGCAGTTGTCTGAGAGCATATTTTTTTCCTTATCAACAGCAGCATTGGGACGGAGCACCCCGTCTTAACAAACACAATTATGTCCATATTTACGCCAACAAACCAAATACGACTGACAAATGTGGCGGTGGTGAGGATGAAGAAGGGAGGAAAGCGGTTTGAAATCGCCTGCTACAAGAATAAAGTTGTGAACTGGAGAGCGGGAGCGTGAGTAGCATCCAATGCCAACAGCTGCAATGTTGAGATTATTTAACCAAATAACTTAACGTTAGCAACGAAATGTGTCGTCAATATTATCTCGAAGTCAACGGACATTTGCTGTCTCGCTCTGTAACTGACAACGTCGTGGCCACCGACGCTTCAGTGTCGATCCCTCAATGTCCGCGCGTTGTTTTCTTCCAGGGAGAAAGACCTGGACGAGGTCCTGCAGACTCAGTCGGTCTTCGTTAATGTGTCCAAAGGCCAGGTGGCTAAGAAGGAGGATTTGACCAAATCGTTTGGGACAGATGATCTGACAGAAATCTGTAAACAGGTAGTGAATATTTACCTGCCCACATCTTTACCTCAAAGGCCTCTGCTGTATTCACCTCACTTCCTggcctttattttcttcttttttcctcccttgaACAGATCCTGGCTAAAGGAGAGCTCCAAGTGTCGGACAAGGAAAGGCATTCTCAGCTGGAGACGATGTTCAGGGACATTGCAACTATTGTGGCTGAAAAGTGTGTCAACCCTGAGACCAAGAGGCCGTATACAGTCAGTCTCATCGAGGGGGCGATGAAGGAAATCCACTACTCGGTTAAGGCCAACAAGAGCACAAAACAGCAGGTGAGGGGGCGCATGTTATCGGTCATGCATATTATATGTCATATAGCTTTTAGGCAACACAAAGCAGCGTTTCAACACGTCAAATGTATTTGAGCTGCTGTCCCACAAAGATTTATTTTACTATTTGCATTACAATGTGTTGTCCTTTCAAGACTGATGTATGGTCTAACTACCTGCATTTGTATAATTGTGTAAACGGGAAACATAGGTTCCTAATTAAGAAGTAAGTCTATAAATGTATGTTTCTAGCAGCAATAACGCTGCTATGTCCTACCtggagtgtgttttttttcccctttttttccttccctttcATCTCGTACAATGGTCCTTTTGCGTGACTTCTGACAAACATGTCTGCATGTTGTTCCCATCGAGGCTCTGGAAGTGATCCGGCAGCTGAAGGAGTCCATGGGGATCCAGAGGGCCCACATGAGGCTGCGGTTGGTGCTGCCGGCCAAAGAGGCCAAGAGGCTGAAGGAGAAACTGAAGCCGCTCCTGCAGGTTGTGGAGAGTGAAGATTTCGATGAGCAGCTGGAAATGGTGAGGGGGAATAATGTCAAGATACGCACTTTTATCTTCTGTCCCTTCGGTTTCGCTACGTTGAGATTCTGTATTTTTAGCCCTTGCCTCCTTTTTTCTCGTCATCCTCAGGTGTGTCTGGTGGATCCTGGCTGCTTCAGGGAGATCGATGAGCTGATCCGCAGTGAGACCAGAGGCCGAGGTTCTCTGGAGGTTGTCAGTCTAAAGGAtgtggaagagggggaggagaaattTTAGAAACCCCAACCAGTCCGGACTCTGCACCTTATCCCAACTAACTAAATGCAAACTTTAAAGTCTATATTGTTTTTGAGATTCTGTTCCTGAGTCTCTTGTCTCTATGATTAAAGGATTTGCTTAACTGAAAGAAAAACTTTGCCAGATTTGCATGCTGGGTGGATTGTATTTTCTTAGTTAGTTTGAGCATTTATAACTAAACACGCAGTCAGTCCACTGTTCTGGTCTgcaccaatttttttttaaactttttttatttcagtaccTCTTAACATTAACAAAACTTTTCTGCCTtccatcagtgtgtgtgcgccacATGCTAAAAACCCCAGTTGTATGGATAATTACGTCACCTCAATAACTTATATTTTGTCATAATAACTAAGCATgctatgaagaaaataaatacgttatgacatttttgttgtgtaaaCTCAgtaatttttcttttcaaatgtataGTTAATAGGAAATCGAATGAAATGACACTTTGCAGAACTCCTAATGTGTTACAACCCTAAGGACATAAAAGTATAACATCCTAATCAGTGATATTTATAGCACTTTTATATGTCTCATATGGAGAATGTGCTGTAAAGAGCTTAATCCAAAACTAGAAAAGTGCACTTGTGCAGATCTCTGCTGTATCTCCTCCTCGGTCAAGATGACAAAAACAGATTCCCACGTCTGGCATGAGTCATTGTACATttgattttatattattattaccataTTCAAACAATTACTTTTCTATGGATTTCAGTTTTTGGGGCCATGACTAAGGCCAGGAAAGTAATGGGCTGAAGTGGTTGGTGATTCCTCCCCTATTAGCCAATTATGGAGCCAGCGTTCGGTGTTACAGTACAGTCATGTAGGTTCTGAAACCAAAGGGACCACAGCCAGGAACGGTCCTTTAATGAACAAGAACTGAAAACATAGGGCTGATGGATACACCAGTATGTAAGATTCGCTGTGGACAGACATGCACACCCACATGATTACTACGGCGTTTTATTGCGGAggattgtatttaatgttcaGAAAGAATAAAATGCAATAGTGtaaatatttcttcaaattagtagcttttattacaaataaatacaaaattccCCCCCAACAGTTTTCCCAAGATTACATCGAATTCCCGGGATTAAAATTCGATTCTTAAAAGTGAACAGTAAACGGTGTCGTCTCCCTTGTCCACTACAATTCTTCAGGGGAATTTAAAGAAGAAAGCTAAAGGATATCAGCTTTTCCACATATTGCACTTTCCCGATTTTTGTATTAAATGATAATATCGCAAAATATCCTCAGAGTGACATACTTTCCTGAACCTTGTTTATGTGTTTCACATTACAATTGTGCATTTATTCTTGTATTTTATTGCATGGGTTAAATTAGATCTGCAAATGTAATTCTGAAAAGCCCATTGTTGTAGACTCAACCGTCGTAATGTATCAACCCTCTCAATGCTCAATTCCCATCGTGTCCTCTTCCTTTGTCATAGACAAACATTCCAAATGACTGCTAACCTTATTACATCAAGGGCTCTGTGTTACCCTGACTTAAAATATAGTCAATCCTAATAACTCCTGCAAACAAATACGTTTCCCCTGCAATGCAATTTGCCCCACGATGTCTTTTCGTGCAGAAAGATTCCCCTCAAAACAAATATGGTATTAGATTTAAGACTAATGTAAACTAAATTAAGAAGTAAAAGTTTCAGAATCATTAGTATTAGAAACATAAAGCAAACAAGGAGTGTCGTTCTACAGTGATACTGAAGGGAGTAAATGCTCAGTTAGATCAGTGCATCATTACTTCATCGCGGCATCCAGACATATTTAATCCGCATGCTGATCAGCATGCGGATTAAAACGCCCCTCAGGTGGGCTCGCCTCTGCGCTCAAACTGGCTCTGAGTGAACGTGGTCCTGTTGATCCGGCTCGGCGGGTgactggcctcctcctcctcccggttcGGCCCGTCGTCCCCCGGCCGCCCGGCCGGCCTCTCCCCGGTGGGGCACCTGGCGGCGAGGAGCGCCCCCCCGACCAACATCAGGGCGAAGGAGACCCAGCCGAGGTACAGCGCGGGTCCCCAGTCCCTCCTCAGCGGCACGGCGCCCTCCAGCGGCTGCCCGGTGTGATGGCACGTCCAGGCGGTgggaaccagcagcagcaccccgGACAAAACGAAGAGGGCGCCCGCAAACACTTTGACCTGGCGCCGCGCGGGGAACCACACGGCCCCCGCCGCGCCGACCGCCACGGCCAAGCCGCCGGCCCCGATGGCGGCCATGACGAGGCCCCTCCACGCCCTAAAGCTCCCGGAGAGAGTCATGAGGGAGCGGTAGAAGGAGCAGTGCAGGCTGCCGTCGTGGGCCAGGTCCCAGTGATCCCACTCCAGCCACACCCCGTCCCAGTATGCCGGCAGGGTGGCCGTGGTGTTGTCCACGGTGCCGCTCACCGTCCACAGCGCCAGGCAGCGGGCCAGGACGGCACACAGCCACCCGGCGAGGGCCACGCCGAGCGCAGCGAGATCCAGCTGCCACTCCATGATTCCCGGcctcccgccctcctcctcccctcctctccgcgGCGGGCCGGGGTGCGGGGATCGGGGAGTGCCGTCCTTTTAACAAACGTGTTTGTGCCGGCTGAGGCCTTCTGTGCAGCGCAGCGTCGGGTTTTTGCATGTCtgttcagagggaggagagggtggggcAGTTGTTGGTGTAAAAGGGGCACGGccgtgggtggaggagggaaatCCCTGTTTTATCTGCCATGGTTTCAAAACAATCCCTTTCTCCATGTTTCTGCGGCACGACGGCTCCACTGTGCTGGGTCATGTTCCTGAAAGGGGTAAATAACTCTTGCAGAAATTTGGACTAATGCTCCTTAGTGGGGAAACGTTAATGGaaaatcttttaaaataaataattgaagaGCAAATGGCAGATGTTCACTCCAAGGCGCAACATCTGGTTTCTGACGATTGAAGCAGGTGCAATAGTTTGAAGAAGCAGGGGGCGAATCCACTGGTTGCATAAAGAAGTCAAACTGTACGTTTCAagtcttttttaaacaccctGGCGAACCACGGCTCACTGAATCATGGTTTATTGTAGATTCACAGATGCAAACAAGCATGCACattttaaacagtttatttCTCCGTTTATGGTTTCAACAATTGTGATTCCACGTTTGGCTGCAGGTGTGCAATTCATTTTTAGCTTCATGAAGGAAACTGGCAAGTCCTGCTTCATGAGGACTGAAATAATAAGGGAAATCCacataatgatttatttttcccagactgcaaatgtcaaaatatgtcagatACTTGTGTTTTACTCCAATGATTGGCAAAAGTCTGCAAAGTGACGGATATCTTGAGAGCAGATTAACTGTGGTCTGAATAAGCAATCAGGGGACTCTCAAAGTCTTAAGCTGAAGGTTTATTGAAGATTGAATTCACGGAGAAGCGAGAcacaaagagtaaaaaaaagaaatacaagaatCCCTCcatgcaagttttttttttctcttcaaggGTGTTTCAACGTGTGCTGGAACTACAGAAAGAGGAAGTACCAAATATGATTGTTTCCCTCCAACTTATACACATGTGCAGATGCAGGTCACAAGGTCctccgggtgtgtgtgtgtgtttttgttatcCTATAGACAttggactccgtctcccctcacgtCCCTCGATGATGCCGCCATGAAGAGAGACAGCGGAGATACCAACAGTTTCTACACCATTGGCCTTTTAGGAAGGTCAGGACCTGAGTCCACGTGTCTCGCCCTGAAGGAAAAGACAACATAACAGAATGAATTGCAAAGCAGACAccttcaaatgtgttttttcatcatATCACAGGCTTCATTACATTTCTCCATCAGCGGCGACTGGTTGGTCTCAGCCCTCACACGTAGTTCCTAATGGCGTAGCTGCTGCGCGTGGGTGTCCTGGCCGCCGTGTATCCGCCGGAGGGGAACCCGGCCCCCTGCGGCGGGCAGCTCGTGCACAGGATGACCCCCCCGCAGAAGAGCAGGCCGCAGGCCACGAAGCCGACGTATACAGCAGCCCCGAGCTCCCTCTTCAGCACCTCGGGGACACGCGGGTCGTAGAAGTCCCTGATGACGGAGTTGGCCGTCCAGGAGACGGGGACCACGGTGACGAGGGCCGCCAGGCAGAAGGTGGCCCCAGAGCCCACAACCAGCCGCGCCTTGAGCCCCGGGTGGTCCAGGCAGTTGGTGCAGCGCGCCCCCAGGATGAAGACCAGGAAGCCCAAGCAGCCCAGCACCAGGCCGATGCAGATGAGGCCGCGGGCGGCCTGCAGGTCGGGCGACAGGTCCAGCAGCGCGTCGTAGAGCTTGCACTGCATCTGACCGGTGTACTCGCTGACACACGTCATCCACAGACCCTCCCAGAACACCTGCATGACCACCAGGTGGGTGCCGATGAACGCCGTCACCTTCCACATGGGCAGGGCGCAGATGAGGATGGTGCCGGCAACGCCGATCATGGACAGGCTGATGCCCAGCTCCTGCACAGCCATGGGACACGAGCCTCTCACACCCTGGGGGGACAGTCATGATCATGTTTTGGCTTAAACTGAGGTAAACTGAGGTCTTCAATATAAGATGATGACAGAAACCGTCCACATACATTTCAGTAAATATCAGGTTGTTTCCTGTAATTGAAGTTACTGGATAAAtatgtggggatgtttttcagccaTGGAGGCAAATGGCCACAAGGGTGCAGAATTTCACAATGTAATGGAATCAGGTCCTGCTTTCACCGGCggtaacaaatgtgtttttatttaaaaatatcaaaatTTCAAAATCCAAAGTTGAAAATAAAGAGTGAAAAGCACTTCTAAAAAAAGTAATGAACTGTAAATAAAGTGTAATCTTCTCTTTCAGAATAGTTGCCAAAGTTACGATGTTACATAAAACCACTTTGGAATATTCTGTGTTAAATATttgagacaaaagaaaaaacattttgtttatgaCAAAATCTAAAGTGCCAGTAATGTCTAAGTagaaaaactgtttattttgtgcATTTACTGTaggcttcattttttttgaaTAAGGACTCTTTGAAATGCTTTATTGGGGTCTGATCTTTGTATTGTGCATTTAATGGGACGGTATTTAGTGggtcaaaagaaaataaaagtatttcacTGACACCATAAAAGAGTGGGATTAATGTGTGACGTCCAAACCAAAGCCAAACTACTGTAATGTAACATTAACACATGAGAGGTTGTGAGCAACATTTCACTTCTCCAAGTTTAAAGAATCCTTCGGTGACTTTTAAGTAATTTGACCCCCTCTGCCGTCTCTGATCTGCAGCCTGAATACAAACCGCTCCCATCAGGCTGAATATgaactaacaacaacaacaacaccacctcAAATCAAAGCCATCTTTCAAAACCCCTTTAAACCCAGATATCTTAGATCATCAGGTAACCCTATTAACAGTTTTAACACTTCACCcgcttttaattcattttaatttcaaatgtattttaattgcgtcgcttttgacgcACGTCTAGAAAAATCAActtgatctccaaaacctgttcgtaaaaatgtatacgaaatattcgtaacaatacatactaactggcggtggttaaccacgccccttgagtgaacgtctccgccatgttggattttttcagGAGGTTAGAGTTAgcattgtattcttacaatttaacatagatttctcgttaaaaatgcaatcataacacgtttattttacatcgttagacttcacgaagtgtgtttacggtgtgcaggtccccattcactttgaatagggtgacgtcatcagttgcagtccgtatttatttagtatgtatcactacgaatttgtatcttcaagattttcgtatacatctTTACGaagaggttttggagatcaggctggaaaAATGGGtagacgcacgcaaggaggtgtgaaaagtaacgcaagggacacgcaaggggctcttgcgtctgcgtttccttgcgtctctctgaaaacgcagaagcttaaactaggcttaagtctAATCTCTTTATTCGGCAAACGATGATGTTTGAAAGCAGGCCGTGCTTTACCAAACGCATCGGCTAACAGGCTCATGAATTCATGAGTCACCATCTTTGTTTCCTGCCCAGTGATCTCAGGTAGCCACCTGTCAAACAGGTTCTCTTGTTCCAAGTAACTACTGGTGCTTCACCTTTTTTCCCCGAGGTAGATAAACAGGAAGAGtgagacaaacaaaacattcaacgttgagtcatttattttgaaaaataagagTTACTAATATCAAAGTGCCATAACAATTTTTCTTCCAACTGAAACAAAACACTTGTAAGTGTAAGATGTAAAACCGAGAGTTTCTATGGTTTGAACTACCACCGTATACctacatacacatacatgtacacaacAACACCCAAAGTGTAAGACAGCTTATTCAAACATCCAGAAAAGGACTCTGACAATATGAGAAAAGTGCATATTTCCAGGTTGTCTGTGCGTGTGACCTTTCTCTCATATGTCACGGCAACTGATTAAACCCCCACCTTCATTTGACCCTTATGACAGACTTCCATCGTACCCTTTAGACATGTCAGATATACGTCCTGTCTGGCAAAAAAGTTGAATCCTCTTTGCTGTTTCCTCCAGACCTGTTTACGAGATACTTCACAGAGGGGCTTTTATCCtcttttggggggcaggtggcACACAGAAGCGCTCCTCCCAAGACCAGCAGCGCCCCGGCCCCCCATCCGATGTACAGAGAGGCCCCGATCTCCCTCTTCTGGGAGTCCAACAGCACGGGGTTGTAGAAGTCCCTTATGATAATGCTGGCGGTCCACGAAACGGCGATAAGGCAGAGGAGCCCGCTGATGATCAACAACACGCCTGCTGCCACCGAGGCCCTCGCCTTGGCCCTGTCATCTGCAATGAAGTTGGTGCACTTCCCGCCGGCCAACGCTACGAAGATCCCCGCGATGCCTACTACGATGGACACCACcaccagggcgcgggccccctGCAGGTCGGGGCTCAGAGACAGCATGGAGTCGTAAACCTTGCACTGCATCTGGCCCGTGCTCTGGACCACGCAGGTCATCCAGAGGCCCTCCCATGTGACCTGAGCGGTCACAATGTTGCTGCCGATGAAGGCTGTGACCCGCCACATGGGCGCGCCGCAGATGATGATCACCCCGATCCAGCCCAGCAGCGCCATGGCGCACCCAGCTATCTGCAACCCCGCGGAAACCATCGTCTTCCCTCTCTGAGCGAGTCTCTCAGAGAATATTTGGAGCCGACCGGGTGCTTATGATCAACTGCGGcagaattaaaatgaaatgagggAGGCGTGAAAACCAAGCGTTGGCTCGACTTGAGGGATTAATGATAGGGAGAGAAACAGGAACCCGCCTCCACATACACGTATCCACACTGACGAGGGTTTGATATGAAGACAAAAATGCATCTCCGCTGGTTGTGATTGGAAGTCGTACTTATTCCCAGAGGAAACACGTCAAATCAAAATACTATTGGGAAAAGTCTAGAGGTTTGACAGGACCCTTCTGTCTCTGCTCATGTAGCTCTGTGTTTGCAGGCAAAGTAGTTTTGATTCTCTCTCTGTTGACATATTTCATAACACCTTTATGTTGAAGTTTCACTAATAAACAGCGAAAGATTCTTTTGGTCTCAGATTTTTAAAAGCTATAAACATTATGCCATCATCTAAATTATGTGAAAATACATCCTCAGCGTGCTTACTATTATTTAacttaaaaaaggtttttaaaaagtgtgaaaTTGAGTTTATCATCAGGTACAACAATCTCTCCACTATATTTAACAATGAAAGAGAAAGCATTATTTTCAGCTTTCATTTTTTAGGAAATGACTGAAACCAATGTTTCATTACTGCTTTGTTACAGGGTGATGTGTTGTTCCATTGTTGTCTCTTCTCATCAGTGACTTTTGCACCCGGTCATCAATCCATAACCGGCTGGGTAAGATTCTTCTCTGTGAGGACAGAGGGCAGGTCAGGAATGTGAAACAGGGTGTGTTCATAACAAAGACACACCTTGTGGAGCGGTAGTGGGCCGCCAGGGACAGCTAAGCCTTCTCTGCTGGGCTAAACAGAATCACAAAGTTACAGCTTtctcatcatttattttttctgcagTAGTATGTTCATTTTTCTAtcgtgttgtttttattttattgttattatcactCCCTAAGATGTAAATAATATTAGAATGGGCAGTTTTGATGGATTGTTTTGTCATGCTTtgttgtaaatatatataacttttatttctaat
Coding sequences:
- the sbds gene encoding ribosome maturation protein SBDS yields the protein MSIFTPTNQIRLTNVAVVRMKKGGKRFEIACYKNKVVNWRAGAEKDLDEVLQTQSVFVNVSKGQVAKKEDLTKSFGTDDLTEICKQILAKGELQVSDKERHSQLETMFRDIATIVAEKCVNPETKRPYTVSLIEGAMKEIHYSVKANKSTKQQALEVIRQLKESMGIQRAHMRLRLVLPAKEAKRLKEKLKPLLQVVESEDFDEQLEMVCLVDPGCFREIDELIRSETRGRGSLEVVSLKDVEEGEEKF
- the LOC120815936 gene encoding claudin-9, coding for MEWQLDLAALGVALAGWLCAVLARCLALWTVSGTVDNTTATLPAYWDGVWLEWDHWDLAHDGSLHCSFYRSLMTLSGSFRAWRGLVMAAIGAGGLAVAVGAAGAVWFPARRQVKVFAGALFVLSGVLLLVPTAWTCHHTGQPLEGAVPLRRDWGPALYLGWVSFALMLVGGALLAARCPTGERPAGRPGDDGPNREEEEASHPPSRINRTTFTQSQFERRGEPT
- the cldnj gene encoding claudin j — encoded protein: MAVQELGISLSMIGVAGTILICALPMWKVTAFIGTHLVVMQVFWEGLWMTCVSEYTGQMQCKLYDALLDLSPDLQAARGLICIGLVLGCLGFLVFILGARCTNCLDHPGLKARLVVGSGATFCLAALVTVVPVSWTANSVIRDFYDPRVPEVLKRELGAAVYVGFVACGLLFCGGVILCTSCPPQGAGFPSGGYTAARTPTRSSYAIRNYV
- the LOC120815892 gene encoding claudin-4-like, encoding MVSAGLQIAGCAMALLGWIGVIIICGAPMWRVTAFIGSNIVTAQVTWEGLWMTCVVQSTGQMQCKVYDSMLSLSPDLQGARALVVVSIVVGIAGIFVALAGGKCTNFIADDRAKARASVAAGVLLIISGLLCLIAVSWTASIIIRDFYNPVLLDSQKREIGASLYIGWGAGALLVLGGALLCATCPPKEDKSPSVKYLVNRSGGNSKEDSTFLPDRTYI